In Trichoderma asperellum chromosome 1, complete sequence, a single window of DNA contains:
- a CDS encoding uncharacterized protein (EggNog:ENOG41), whose product MEGSHNQQVRRAQTSLNPETPSTSYQVNVKRNKTRKWVEAKVQNYDGDDWGADEYDEESDPDHDSSATPPPPINPSLRTFSGTDLLHSRHNTPSPASSLSALPSLRSQVPQPPAVPPASESPRIAVASPDVSDLSVRSNSDSIASPHVVSPQSVQGRDGDGSNLPLAGIAQLPSQVQQQQQQGPGGFNVSRTPSFEQAVKPTSTPPVAGDRFATPPQNPAASPPPADQPPPVIYSPNNYSRLPDENEDHAALALAPTTTAGSDQGAFAPKPLVREDTRDTWERDEEPSSHADQPGVPEISPDVAESQIDRGRMSVSPKLPDLSRMSAFGADLFSSSTSNNFPKERVIDENQADRGEEPAASPAAAPPAIDYSQTAPPTEGQDHSEVPGGAPLSQSSDLFPGRNIPSIPPLRTPSPHEPRTAVPMFESQGTKITPTEPLQPGREESLADVENPQLFQRMQTYSTSTSSPVKDSPLKENDVLSDEIMRTLSPSGAVAAEVKPFSDGPQLHPAGDRSAVRESSYTLGDYDSYWADAAASLDDASAPPHETLATPQPPQQSVQGQQQGEGKEEPQELQEPQSSLRRRFSWEDEQRTPTGQPQTPTPLPAPPADDGSSAPALHLTAPSGQPLEPSVTNLTNESRSHSPVSQLSQAPPAGSGVGAPLALQTSVLGHDSSFPEPPSPVSVSVLSDKPSTTAREQSCLSIADEKVLVDQGSVSLETGTPPPAESHPAISSPTSAASVPAPQTPVHNAALPQAKAMNFKDIMALSTPSERIDKYGEARQILAARDSGLDTWLVHMSTEHPELPASKSVPGQTSQSTNNAALPAGAQPSGQQPYHQHSPSTAGPQSGGGGGARSRLGGLSMPSQMSGSALSHSGKEIGNKSKEFMHSAGKMGKGLLSKGKSKLRGSGDKVDTIPPDHPVPHKPHRRSTWRFSLEPRPQDDPAPHTSSVEIIETTPPQLPDPSPISPLNAASGAGSAFPWTVENDIPHQDVSPVKESIDDDERVRLDELVIANSFLPGAYASAEHGEGFFPAGQPGASDVNLDMVTPDDWVVVQHQGEQSQAQRMSLSHRAMATQDIAGPGAAIGSAVGAAAEANAPQHQAWQPPTQSQTQNQPQSGPDTPQRNSSFIGLPPIRRGSTFGPKPKARRATERFSLDDEDDNADSANGWAVAGADGYDGVHPAQRPGGGFDRPAAAPAEALMNTSKTLPPQPMQGVPLPTAVNFSQGQPPNAGRQYQQPQQQQQQSQLQQYPGGPNPQFAQIGPHNVPPGMPAPILSSLVQKPPPTGSWKLEESHLTAPLQVTKKRSGTDIAQQFAYSAYDKELGLEYPAAPMPPAQGPPGRFRSDVPPSSARRYPDLFSLSPAQDPRQQHIRGQGFPPPQMQQGRPPREGAAGPRQQQQQQQQGGPESPASGMTAEDRGRRRNSGIFRDIGTRLARATSRERRSSVSDVKPRGDEMSEGSVVTEDASDRKRKRASFFGLSGRPISADQAPRNQAGGEVPTDFHEERKRSLFGGAPLKIGPGNFSRSSTANSAFEQAAGPGSETNPHKRRISDIAKVSGIAGLFGRSRQDRSSLGAIPTSQQSDEQRQTSQASIQIPPMQLPSLDFASDPLESMSSLGFEESFQDYRREEQPTQKHLVNSQLHSAPPDNFINTQARAVSPLSNIVSAQEGAVPAVVAPPTINQSAQGMPQDNPQIDQDVAGGEDLEAPPGLQADSMDEKTPKLQDFIFQEKMAALQLSGLDDNVSEEEISRSQTVSPDISISSNTKAEEHIPERNEILITPPPETSLPAPADSDAINHSAVARDLPPSIHSFPSVSSLREKSDAKSVEQEEGSVHQTKEEEAAISREPSPQIAKSEVSSKVATPTSEHQQLHSPALAAVKVSETQSPEPPATPQSQVRPEPQQRPEFQALPEPQQLPISQQRPISQERLESEPRPISQQRPISQQRPEPQQEPELQQGPGPQQRPISQQRLESEQQSESQRPEFQQRPTSQQRPMSQQRPPLAPDQRQQFQQFHAQGSVVPVGGNQPVLQQRPQYPPSVSISNASIASEASTPIYSTQQSRSHNLFPGLPVSPGRALTQPPDGSAQQKENQGSRWKGFRNRVTEQISQKTQPQQQPPPQLQQQQSQSKTLVGEKIKGNKLLGALRRTSKQPELVQSQSLEPSPSSRQLQHPNPQPHPQGYQPQPGQVQGPRPPANQYLQPSMQQPPNLPRAKTMPAGHLQQQGAPPQGQTRSSEPRYESVPIPRGYAAVHGEGRIVPSPYQPSLRQHLPHGQFAPPQPHMQQQQHPHLHPQQHVQRQWQGAHPPPMSYQHHHQPQPQPAQYHGGQQSPPMVQGPVSAPLPHERPLHMRFPSDPRSDYFHSQSSSSLNTQHNRHNSQGSQNSRVGLPRPPSDLGSNLGKSHSASPQPSERENLPVVDGVRSASRSPAVSVGADQKPDLKPETKSDKTAESTRPSSLGIDIEKAQQLEEDDLYSATPRKIENGVQPTISRTMSNEQAESSAGAATQANVKRSNTVLAELEDTEEARKRAIRLASQEEKIFYEPEDEMPKMSATSYPGQEWNPFGEQEFADWRED is encoded by the exons ATGGAGGGCTCGCACAACCAGCAAGTGAGGCGAGCTCAGACTTCTCT AAACCCAGAGACCCCGTCTACAAGCTACCAGGTCAATGTTAAGCGCAATAAGACCAGGAAATGGGTTGAGGCTAAGGTCCAAAACTATGACGGCGACGACTGGGGAGCTGACGAATACGACGAAGAATCTGATCCTGATCATGACTCCTCGGCaactcctcctccccccaTCAACCCCTCGCTGCGCACCTTTTCCGGCACCGATCTGCTACATTCTCGCCACAACACGCCCAGTCCAGCCTCGAGCTTGAGTGCGTTGCCGTCGTTGCGATCACAAGTTCCGCAGCCTCCCGCTGTGCCACCAGCCAGCGAGTCTCCGCGCATTGCAGTTGCATCGCCTGATGTGTCGGACCTATCGGTTCGCAGCAACTCGGACTCGATTGCCAGCCCTCATGTAGTATCACCCCAGTCTGTGCAGGGCCGTGACGGCGATGGTAGCAATCTGCCGTTGGCCGGCATTGCTCAGCTGCCTTCGCAGgtccaacaacagcaacaacaagggCCCGGCGGCTTCAACGTGTCGCGCACCCCCAGCTTTGAACAGGCCGTCAAGCCCACGTCTACACCTCCGGTTGCTGGTGATCGCTTCGCGACACCTCCTCAGAATCCCGCCGCATCCCCGCCACCCGCAGACCAACCGCCTCCCGTCATTTACTCTCCCAATAACTACAGTCGCCTTCCGGACGAGAATGAAGATCACGCGGCTTTAGCGCTCGCTCCAACTACCACCGCTGGAAGCGATCAAGGTGCATTCGCGCCAAAACCTTTGGTCAGGGAAGATACACGCGATACCTGGGAAAGGGACGAGGAGCCTTCCTCTCATGCTGACCAGCCTGGTGTCCCGGAAATCTCTCCAGACGTTGCTGAGTCTCAAATCGACCGTGGGCGAATGTCTGTTAGTCCAAAGCTGCCAGACCTTTCACGCATGTCTGCCTTTGGAGCAGACCTCTTCTCATCGTCTACGAGTAACAATTTTCCAAAGGAGCGTGTCATTGATGAAAATCAAGCGGACAGAGGTGAAGAGCCGGCTGCCAGTCCAGCAGCTGCCCCTCCAGCCATTGACTATAGTCAAACCGCTCCACCGACTGAAGGCCAAGATCACTCAGAGGTACCGGGCGGTGCGCCTCTTTCTCAATCTTCTGATCTGTTTCCTGGCAGAAACATTCCTTCTATCCCTCCTTTGCGAACCCCTAGCCCCCACGAACCCCGAACTGCCGTTCCCATGTTTGAGTCACAAGGCACGAAGATTACTCCAACAGAACCTCTTCAGCCGGGCAGAGAAGAGTCTTTGGCAGATGTTGAAAATCCTCAGCTGTTCCAAAGAATGCAGACTTACAGCACCAGCACATCATCTCCCGTTAAAGATAGTCCTCTGAAAGAGAATGACGTGCTCAGCGACGAGATTATGCGGACCCTCAGCCCTTCAGGTGCGGTCGCTGCTGAAGTCAAGCCTTTCAGCGACGGCCCTCAGCTGCATCCAGCGGGAGATCGGAGTGCCGTTAGAGAGAGTAGCTACACACTTGGTGACTACGATAGCTACTGggcagatgctgcagcaagCTTGGACGATGCTTCGGCACCGCCACATGAGACTCTCGCCACTCCACAGCCGCCTCAGCAATCGGTACAGGGACAGCagcaaggagaaggaaaagaggagcCTCAGGAGCTTCAGGAGCCTCAGTCTTCACTCAGACGAAGATTCTCTTGGGAGGACGAGCAGCGCACCCCCACGGGTCAGCCTCAGACTCCTACTCCTCTGCCAGCCCCGCCAGCAGATGATGGCTCCTCTGCTCCTGCGCTTCATCTTACTGCGCCGTCTGGCCAGCCGCTTGAGCCATCCGTGACGAACTTGACTAACGAATCTCGTAGCCATAGCCCTGTATCCCAGCTGTCGCAAGCACCACCAGCGGGATCTGGCGTGGGTGCACCACTGGCGCTTCAGACGTCTGTCCTGGGGCATGATTCGTCATTCCCAgagcctccttctccagTGTCTGTGTCTGTCCTCAGTGATAAGCCTTCTACCACTGCCCGTGAACAGTCATGCCTGTCTATTGCGGATGAGAAGGTACTGGTTGACCAGGGATCCGTCAGTCTGGAGACGGGAACTCCACCTCCTGCAGAATCTCACCCGGCCATATCTTCACCGACTTCTGCAGCATCTGTACCCGCTCCACAGACCCCTGTTCACAACGCGGCACTCCCACAGGCCAAAGCAATGAACTTTAAGGACATTATGGCTTTGTCAACGCCGTCAGAGAGGATAGACAAGTATGGCGAGGCGCGCCAGATCTTGGCTGCCAGAGACTCTGGCCTGGACACTTGGCTTGTGCACATGTCCACAGAGCACCCTGAGCTCCCGGCGTCCAAGTCTGTTCCCGGCCAGACGTCTCAATCAACTAACAATGCTGCTCTGCCGGCGGGAGCTCAGCCCTCCGGTCAACAGCCCTATCACCAGCACTCGCCCAGCACAGCCGGGCCACAAAGCGGCGGAGGTGGCGGCGCTCGCTCCAGGTTGGGTGGATTGTCGATGCCATCTCAGATGTCCGGCAGCGCGCTCAGTCACTCGGGCAAAGAGATTGGCAACAAGAGCAAGGAATTCATGCATTCAGCTGGGAAGATGGGCAAGGGACTGTTGAGCAAGGGCAAAAGCAAACTGCGCGGAAGCGGGGACAAG GTCGATACCATTCCGCCGGACCATCCAGTCCCCCACAAACCGCACCGACGCTCGACATGGCGCTTCAGTCTCGAGCCAAGACCTCAGGACGATCCTGCCCCACATACCAGCAGCGTCGAGATTATTGAGACGACTCCGCCACAGCTGCCCGACCCGTCCCCGATCTCACCCTTGAACGCCGCATCGGGGGCTGGATCGGCCTTTCCATGGACCGTCGAGAACGACATTCCACACCAGGACGTGTCGCCGGTAAAAGAATccatcgacgacgacgagcgCGTCAGATTGGACGAATTAGTAATCGCCAATTCCTTCCTGCCTGGTGCTTATGCGTCAGCAGAGCACGGCGAGGGCTTCTTCCCCGCTGGCCAGCCGGGGGCGTCGGACGTGAACTTGGACATGGTGACACCGGACGActgggtggtggtgcaacACCAAGGCGAGCAGAGCCAGGCCCAACGAATGTCCCTGTCGCACAGAGCCATGGCCACGCAGGACATCGCGGGTCCCGGAGCTGCGATCGGCTCTGCAGTCGGAGCTGCAGCCGAAGCTAATGCGCCCCAACATCAAGCCTGGCAGCCACCAACCCAATCCCAAACTCAAAACCAGCCCCAGAGCGGCCCGGATACGCCCCAACGCAACTCGTCCTTCATCGGCCTGCCGCCTATCAGGAGAGGCTCAACGTTTGGtcccaagcccaaggctCGACGGGCCACCGAGCGTTTCTCCctggacgatgaggatgacaaTGCCGATAGTGCCAATGGCTGGGCTGTTGCCGGCGCCGATGGCTATGATGGCGTTCATCCTGCTCAGCGTCCAGGCGGCGGCTTCGATaggccagctgcagctcccgcAGAGGCGTTGATGAATACGAGTAAAACCCTTCCCCCTCAGCCAATGCAAGGGGTACCGCTGCCGACGGCAGTCAACTTTAGTCAGGGGCAGCCCCCTAATGCGGGTCGCCAGTACCAGCAaccacagcaacaacagcaacagtcgcagctgcagcaatatCCTGGGGGACCTAATCCTCAATTCGCCCAGATCGGCCCTCACAACGTGCCTCCGGGAATGCCAGCGCCAATACTGAGTAGCTTAGTTCAGAAACCTCCGCCTACAGGCTCGTGGAAGCTAGAAGAAAGCCATTTGACTGCGCCACTTCAAGTCACCAAGAAGCGTTCCGGCACAGATATTGCACAGCAGTTTGCCTATAGCGCATACGACAAAGAGCTTGGTTTAGAATATCCAGCTGCTCCAATGCCTCCCGCCCAAGGCCCTCCAGGGCGATTCAGGAGCGACGtgcctccatcatctgctcGGCGCTATCCAGACTTATTTTCTCTATCCCCTGCGCAAGACCCGCGGCAGCAGCACATTCGAGGCCAAGGATTTCCTCCTCCCCAGATGCAACAAGGCCGCCCGCCTAGAGAAGGGGCGGCTGGTCcacgacagcagcagcagcagcagcagcagggcggGCCAGAAAGCCCTGCGAGTGGCATGACAGCTGAGGATCGTGGCCGTAGGAGAAATTCTGGCATCTTCAGAGACATTGGAACGCGACTTGCGAGGGCAACCTCTAGAGAACGCCGGAGCTCTGTTTCTGACGTTAAGCCGCGAGGAGATGAAATGTCTGAAGGCAGCGTGGTAACGGAGGATGCCTCGGATCGAAAGAGAAAACGAGCCAGCTTCTTCGGGCTCAGTGGCCGCCCTATATCGGCGGATCAGGCTCCCCGAAATCAAGCTGGAGGTGAGGTGCCCACTGATTTTCACGAGGAGCGGAAGCGGTCTTTATTCGGTGGCGCACCCCTCAAGATAGGTCCTGGTAACTTTTCTCGCTCGTCTACCGCAAACTCCGCGTTTGAGCAAGCTGCTGGTCCTGGTAGCGAAACAAATCCGCACAAGAGGAGGATATCCGACATCGCCAAGGTATCTGGCATTGCAGGCCTGTTTGGTCGCTCCCGTCAAGATCGGTCTTCATTAGGCGCAATTCCCACATCCCAGCAGAGCGATGAACAAAGACAGACCTCTCAAGCGTCGATTCAGATACCACCTATGCAATTGCCATCTTTGGATTTTGCATCCGACCCGCTGGAATCCATGTCCAGCTTGGGATTCGAAGAGTCATTCCAGGATTACCGTCGTGAAGAACAACCTACTCAAAAGCATCTTGTCAATTCTCAACTTCACTCTGCTCCTCCTGACAACTTTATCAACACTCAAGCTAGAGCAGTCTCTCCACTGTCCAATATTGTGAGCGCCCAGGAGGGGGCAGTTCCTGCAGTGGTGGCACCGCCTACGATTAATCAATCAGCACAGGGAATGCCCCAGGACAATCCACAAATTGACCAAGATGTTGCCGGCGGAGAGGATTTGGAAGCGCCGCCGGGGCTCCAGGCGGACTCGATGGACGAAAAGACTCCCAAGCTTCAGGATTTCATCTTCCAGGAAAAGATGGCAGCTCTCCAACTCAGCGGATTGGACGATAATGTTAGCGAAGAAGAGATCTCGAGATCACAAACAGTGTCTCCGGACATATCTATCTCGTCTAATACCAAGGCGGAGGAGCACATTCCTGAGCGAAATGAGATTTTGATTACGCCGCCTCCTGAGACGTCTCTTCCTGCACCTGCGGATTCTGACGCCATCAACCATTCTGCTGTTGCCAGGGATCTACCACCATCGATCCATTCTTTCCCATCCGTCTCTTCACTTCGTGAAAAATCGGACGCCAAGTCTgttgagcaagaagaaggctctgTGCATCaaaccaaagaagaagaggcggcAATTTCTCGTGAACCTTCGCCACAGATTGCAAAGTCGGAGGTATCCAGCAAAGTTGCAACCCCGACATCTgagcaccagcagctgcaCTCGCCGGCTTTGGCCGCTGTGAAGGTGTCAGAGACCCAAAGCCCTGAGCCGCCGGCCACTCCCCAGTCTCAGGTTCGGCCTGAACCCCAGCAAAGGCCTGAGTTTCAAGCTCTACCCGAGCCTCAGCAGCTACCTATATCTCAACAGAGACCTATATCTCAGGAGCGACTTGAATCTGAGCCGCGACCTATATCTCAACAGCGACCCATATCTCAGCAGCGACCCGAACCTCAACAGGAACCCGAACTTCAGCAGGGGCCTGGGCCTCAACAGCGGCCTATATCTCAGCAGCGACTGGAATCTGAGCAACAATCCGAATCTCAACGACCTGAATTTCAGCAGCGGCCTACCTCTCAGCAGCGGCCCATGTCCCAGCAGCGGCCTCCACTAGCACCAGACCAGAGACAGCAGTTTCAGCAATTTCATGCCCAGGGATCAGTTGTTCCTGTCGGTGGTAACCAACCAGtactgcagcagcggcctcAATACCCGCCCTCAGTAAGCATCTCTAACGCCTCCATCGCTTCAGAGGCATCGACTCCAATCTACAGTACCCAACAATCTAGATCACATAATCTCTTCCCAGGACTTCCCGTCTCACCGGGACGAGCATTGACACAACCTCCAGATGGCTCAGCTCAACAGAAAGAAAACCAAGGATCACGATGGAAGGGGTTTAGGAATCGAGTGACAGAGCAAATCTCCCAAAAGacacagccgcagcagcagccgccgccgcaattacagcagcagcagagtcaGAGCAAGACTCTTGTGGGAGAGAAGATCAAGGGCAACAAGCTGCTGGGGGCTCTCAGGCGAACGTCAAAGCAGCCGGAGCTTGTCCAAAGTCAGAGCCTTGAGCCGTCTCCCAGCTCCAGGCAGCTTCAACACCCGAACCCACAGCCTCATCCGCAAGGATATCAGCCGCAGCCTGGACAAGTGCAAGGGCCACGACCTCCTGCTAACCAGTACCTGCAACCATCTATGCAACAGCCCCCTAATCTTCCCAGGGCGAAGACCATGCCCGCTGGACATTTACAGCAACAAGGCGCGCCGCCGCAAGGTCAAACACGCTCATCAGAACCACGGTATGAAAGCGTTCCAATTCCCAGAGGGTATGCCGCAGTGCATGGCGAGGGTAGAATAGTGCCATCACCGTATCAACCAAGTCTTCGACAACACTTGCCGCATGGTCAGTTTGCTCCTCCACAGCCGCATatgcaacaacagcagcatccgCATCTTCACCCTCAACAACATGTGCAACGGCAATGGCAGGGAGCCCACCCTCCACCCATGAGttatcagcatcatcatcagcctcagcctcagccagcTCAATATCACGGTGGCCAGCAGTCACCTCCAATGGTTCAGGGCCCAGTTTCGGCACCTTTGCCTCATGAGAGACCTCTTCATATGAGATTTCCATCCGACCCTCGGTCCGACTACTTTCATTCTCAGAGTTCTAGCTCGCTAAATACCCAGCATAATAGACATAATTCCCAGGGTAGCCAGAACAGCAGAGTTGGACTACCACGACCTCCCAGTGATTTAGGCAGCAATCTGGGGAAATCGCATTCGGCCAGTCCACAGCCATCTGAGAGAGAAAATCTTCCTGTTGTAGATGGTGTTCGATCTGCCTCACGAAGTCCAGCTGTGTCGGTTGGAGCCGATCAGAAGCCGGATTTGAAGCCTGAAACAAAGTCAGATAAGACTGCTGAGTCGACTCGACCTTCAAGCCTTGGCATAGATATAGAAAAGGCTCAGCAGCTAGAAGAGGATGACCTTTATTCTGCCACACCTAGGAAGATAGAAAACGGCGTGCAACCTACTATATCTCGAACCATGTCGAACGAACAGGCAGAAAGCTCAGCGGGTGCAGCTACGCAGGCAAACGTGAAGCGATCTAATACCGTGTTAGCAGAATTGGAGGACACCGAAGAAGCACGCAAGCGAGCCATTAGGCTGGCGtcgcaagaggagaagataTTCTACGAGCCTGAGGACGAGATGCCCAAAATGAGTGCGACTAGTTATCCCGGCCAAGAATGGAACCCGTTTGGCGAACAAGAGTTTGCAGACTGGAGGGAAGATTGA
- a CDS encoding uncharacterized protein (TransMembrane:1 (i303-322o)~BUSCO:EOG092D31TX), with translation MAVASIQDRTAEFKSVLAQAQRRQNANKASAQRKSLLNDAQKSAANGDGRVRRSDFARKAAEIGRGISATMGKLEKLAQLAKRRTLFDDRPVEINELTFVIKQDLSSLNQQIGALQTMSKQQHPKADQEGEHNKNVVYLLQGKLTDVSVNFKDVLEARTKNIQASRSRTENFISSVSQHAQHSQPSLQQSASPLYGTPNRASPAPGSDTLSLNPGPMGDQQLMMMEEANPTNSYIQQRGEAIEAIERTINELGGIFSQLATMVSEQSEMIERIDANTEDIVDNVEGAQRELMKYWSRVSSNRWLIAKMFGVLMIFFLLWVLVSG, from the exons ATGGCCGTCGCTTCGATCCAGGACCGAACCGCCGAGTTCAAGTCGGTCCTCGCCCAGGCGCAACGCCGCCAAAATGCCAACAAGGCGAGCGCGCAGAGGAAATCACTGCTCAACGACGCGCAAAAGTCAGCCGCGAATGGAGACGGTCGTGTGAGGAGATCAGACTTTGCCAGGAAGGCGGCGGAGATTGGAAGAGGCATCTCAGCCACTATGGGCAAGTTGGAAAAGCTGGCGCAGC TCGCAAAGCGCCGCACCCTCTTTGACGACCGGCCTGTGGAAATCAACGAGCTCACATTCGTCATCAAGCAAGATCTGTCCTCCCTGAACCAGCAGATTGGTGCCCTGCAGACAAtgtcgaagcagcagcacccgaAAGCAGACCAAGAAGGCGAACACAACAAGAACGTGGTCTATCTGCTGCAGGGCAAGTTGACGGATGTCTCTGTGAATTTCAAGGACGTGCTGGAGGCTCGAACAAAGAACATCCAGGCCTCGCGATCGCGTACCGAGAATTTCATATCTTCAGTGTCTCAGCATGCGCAGCACTCTCAGCCGTCTCTGCAGCAATCGGCATCGCCGCTGTACGGGACGCCGAACCGGGCATCGCCTGCGCCTGGCAGCGACACTCTATCGCTAAACCCGGGCCCCATGGGCGATCAgcagctgatgatgatggaagaggCGAACCCAACCAACTCGTATATCCAGCAGCGAGGCGAGGCCATCGAGGCCATCGAGAGGACAATCAACGAGCTGGGCGGCATCTTCAGCCAGCTGGCCACGATGGTTTCCGAGCAGAGCGAGATGATTGAGAGAATCGACGCCAACACTGAAGATATCGTGGACAATGTGGAGGGAGCGCAGCGCGAGCTGATGAAGTACTGGTCGCGAGTGTCGAGCAACCGATGGCTGATTGCCAAGATGTTTGGAGTTTTGatgattttcttctt GCTATGGGTTCTAGTTTCGGGCTAA